From the Vulpes vulpes isolate BD-2025 chromosome 15, VulVul3, whole genome shotgun sequence genome, the window TTCGAGGAGTTTGTGCAAGGGGATGCAGAAGTGCTGGTGAGCGCcggatcctagaaccctgaggTGTTGGGGACCCGAAACCGAAGGTTGCCCCTACGTCATCCGGTCAGGTGCCCTCGCCTGTGACTCCCATCGTAGCATTTATTGCACCTGGGGGCCTGTGTCTCCCTCGCCGCGGTATCTGCCAAGCCAAGCATGCATCATGGCCCCTAATATTAACAGAGGCGCAATTAGTATGTAGTTAATCTGCCCTCCTATCCTATCCTGCCCTCTCCAGAGGAGGTATCTGAACCGCCTGCTGCAGATCCGGGACACCCTGGAGGTCTCTGAGTTCTTTAGGAGGCACGAGGTAAGAGGGGTAGGCTCAGGTGCGGGATTGTGATCTCTGAGGGCTACGGCAGTAATAGGCTGGGGGCTTCTCCAGGAAAGGGCTGTGGCCTGACCCTGTGCATTTCGGCAGGTGATTGGCAGCTCGCTACTCTTCGTGCACGATCACTGCCACCGCGCGGGGGTGTGGCTCATCGACTTCGGCAAGACCACGCCCCTCCCCGACGGCCAGACCCTGGACCACCGGcggccctgggaggagggcaacCGCGAGGACGGCTATTTGCTGGGGCTGGACAATCTCATTAGCATCCTGGCCAGCCTGGCTGAGAGATGAGGCTGGGCCCCGGTTCTAACAGATGGACCTGCGGCTGCGACCCCACCCTGCATGCTGGCGGCAGAGACTGAAACCCCGCGGTGCGGGGTGGTTCACACGGTTCTGCAGGGCCAGGTGCCAACCACTATGGGACGCACTGCAAAAGCTGGGGGCTGTCCCCCATACAAGACCCAGAGTTCTGAGAACCAATGGCACTAATTaacagggtgggggaggggggctgggacAATGGGCTCCTTCCTCAGCCCAGCTCTTCTGAGGGGGGCTGCGTATCTCTCTAGAGAGGCCagataatgaattttatttcGCAGGCACTAGATCTATTGGTCTAACCGCCCACACTACAATGGACAACCTTTCCCAATAAAACTCAAAGACACCAGCTTTTCTGACTCAGGCctcatctccttcctcctctggtcCCTTTCTCACTTCCCTGGCACCCTCATGTCCACTCAGATCACTGGAGGGTATGAgaagagctctttttttttttttttttttttttttgagaagagcTCTTTATCAGAGACATCTGAAGGGTTGGGGGCTGCCCAGAGGAAGGATGCAAGGATGATCATGGGGGAAGGGGTAATCCAGAGAAGGCTTTCTGCAGGAGACAATTTCAACGTCTGGTCCCAAAAATCAAAGGCTGGGAGTGGCCAAGCTCTTCTCCAGGGAGCCTAAGCCGGTTTCCAGAACGGAGGGTCCAGTGGTGTCAGGTAAGCCCTGTAACAGGCCCAGACACTCAGTACAGAGAAGCGTGCTAGCTACCTAGAAGCCTGGGGATGAGTGACGGGAGGAACCATTGCTACTGTCAGTGTCTGCTTTCAGTCCTCACTTTCAGGGCCCTTGGGGCTCAAGAGCCATAGGGCAGATTCCTTTGGAATTTCCCCTGAGGTTGGAATTTGGATTTGAGGGTCTTGAGTCCAGTGCCTGTGGGGATCTTAGGCCCTCCAAAGACCTGCTCCTCAACCCAGAAGTCCCTTCCTGCTCCAGGGTGGGCCCAGATCCATGGGCAGGGCTGAGTTCAGCACATCAGGGTCCTGTAATGGGGGGAGCAGGAGAGTAGGGGGCCACAGCCCTGTTTTATGGCTGCTTTCCTGACCCTCAAGATCAAGATGGTCAAGGCAGGTCAGGGGGCACACCTGAATGCAATTTTGAAGATGCTCCAAGGTGCCAGCAAAACTGGGGCAGAGTTCAAGCTGGTGCTGCCAACACTACATCACGGTATAGTacctgggggagaggcaggagttTGTCCTACCTGTGGCTGTGAAGGACCTTCCTCCCTGGACAACACTCCATACTCACACAAGTCCTGGACAGCCCCTGGGAGGGCCCACGCGTTTCCCTCCAACGATGAAGTACAGCATGTCCTGATTGGTCCACCCAGGGTAGGGCATGTAGCCTAATGAGATCTCCCAGAGCAGCACCCCAAAAGACCTGCATCATGAGGGGAAAACTGAAGCCTATCAGGCACAGCCTCCCCTTTCCCTCACATGAGGTGGCTCAAGGCCAGGGAGGGGGTTGGATGTGTTATCCCCAGGAGTCTGTGTTGGATGTGAAGATACCCTCCAGAAAGGCCTCTGGGGGTATTCACTTAGCCAGCAGAAGTAtctcacccctcccccccccctaaTAATTGGCTCTataggagggaggaggggagtgaTGAGTTGCTCAAATGCTACCAGAGTGCTGGTAAACTCCCTTGGAGAGGTGGCCTTCCCCAGCTCCCTAGACGCCACACCTGTAGATATCTCTTGCCATCCCAAAGTCGCCAGTCTTGGTCACTCAGCTGGGCCCAGTACAGCCCAGCAGGCAGTTCTTGGCAGCAATGTCTCtgcaggcaaaaaaaaatcactgccagaACTCAGATGCTCTGGCCCTCATCTATTTCCATAAAGTTCTATAGAAgagctagtctttttttttttttttaagattttatttattcatgagagacatagagagagagaggcagagacatagagggagaagcaggctccttgtggggagccccatgcgggactcaatcccaggatcctgggatcctgacctgagccaaaggtagatgctcaaccactgagccacccaggtgccccaggaagaacTATTCCTTGGGGAGAGAGTTGGGctgctcccccactccctcctggCCAGGATTACTCCCAACCTTTGGATGAAGTGATTTTCCTCCAGGTAGTGGCAACTCTGGGCTATGTCTTGGGCCAGTTGGAACAGGTCCCAGATGGCCAGAGGTGATGGCTGGACTGGGGTAGGGCAGAGGGTGCATTTTTAGCCCATGCTTGTTTGGGGACATGTGGACagggtctttatttttatatttttgtaagattttatttatttatttatttattttaattttttttatttttttatttatgatagtcacacacacacacacacacagagagagagagagagagagacataggcagagggagaagcaggctccatgcaccgggagcccgacgtgggactcgatcccgggtctccaggatcgcaccctgggccaaaggcaggcaccaaaccgctgtgccacccaggaatcccgattttatttatttaattgagacacacacacacacacacacacacacacacacacacgagagagaaagaaggagagagagtgcatgtgcacatgagtggggggaggagcagagggagaagcaaactctccaaTGAGCAAGGAGCTCCACAcaggcttgaacccaggaccctgggatcatgacctgagccaaaggcagatgctccactgactgagccacccaggcgccccagacaGGGTCTTTAGATGGGCCAAGAGGGCTGGGAGAAGGGTCTTACCAAGTGTGGCTGGCTGTTCAAGAAACTCTTCACGTCCCCTCCATCAACTGGAGCAGAATTAGGCGAAGGAGAGTCCTGAGGCTCAGCCCCACATAGCAAacaatgttcctttttttttttttttttttttaagattttatttatttattagacacagagaaacagagacataggcagagggaaaagcaggctccttgcagggagcccaatgtgggacttgatcccaggaccccaggatcacaccctgagccaaacagatgctcaaccactgagccacacaggcatcccagcACATGATGTTCTGATGGCTGAACTTGCTGAGGGAGAGGTGCACACATCCCAGTTGCCAGCAGGGAGGGAAACCAGGCTCTAGGTTCCACAAAACTAGAGACAGGCTCTACATCCCTCCACCTGCTACCTCAGCCCCAGGGTGAGAGTAGCTGGCCTGGCAGGCAGTTCTGCTTCTACCTTCCACCCCTGGCTGTGGCCCGGGTGCAGCTGATGATGAGGGCCTCCATGAGGAAATCCAGTTCATTCTGCTGAGAGCAGAGTTCTGGCAGGGTCTGGGGAGGAAAAGGGCTCCTGAGCTCCCCCAGACACTTCAGGGGAGTAGGCTGACCCTAGCTCCAGCAATTGGAAGTTCCACCCCTCTCACCTTGACAGTCACCAGCAAGGGGCTGGGGTCCCAGGGAAGGCCAGTTACCAGTCCCTCATAGACTTCTCCAAAGCCACCGTGGCCCAGGGCTCTGCAGGAAGACAGGTTGGAAAAGAGTGGGTGGCCAGGCCTGACAAAGGGTCCTAAGAGGGTCTAGTGCCTCTTTTACCTCCCTTGCCATCCCCTATATAACCAGGTGGCCCTATCTGAGGACTCAGGCCTTTCCGCCTCCTGGCATCTCCCCAAGTA encodes:
- the LTK gene encoding LOW QUALITY PROTEIN: leukocyte tyrosine kinase receptor (The sequence of the model RefSeq protein was modified relative to this genomic sequence to represent the inferred CDS: inserted 1 base in 1 codon; deleted 1 base in 1 codon; substituted 4 bases at 4 genomic stop codons), whose product is MSQRMTWVDGEDGISFIHPSSEPYLQPLADCQRQAELGLVKCLCPEGMELAADNITCLALPTQPGLLVLLVTVIVTSTLSLLMVCGVLILVNHKRQDLWGMRLPGPELKHLXTSTIKTVLSPYYCQLGFGLAQTWPLPPRLTEVSPANVSLFRALGHGGFGEVYEGLVTGLPWDPSPLLVTVKTLPELCSQQNELDFLMEALIISKFSHQNIVCYVGLSLRTLLRLILLQLXGGDVKSFLNSQPHPVQPSPLAIWDLFQLAQDIAQSCHYLEENHFIQRDIAAKNCLLGCTGPSXVTKTGDFGMARDIYRANYXGGGRGEILLLAKXIPPEAFLEGIFTSNTDSWSFGVLLWEISLGYMPYPGWTNQDMLYFIVGGKRVGPPRGCPGLV